From Spirochaetota bacterium:
GCTGCGGGGCTTTTTAAGAGGCTTCGCCCTTAAAACCCCACAAAAAGTTATGCAACAAGTCCAATGAATATTTCAATACAGAAGATTTCCGATGGACCCCTGCTATTTGAGGGAACTACCTTTAAATGGAAAAAAGCCATTATCGCAGTGAGCTTCATTTATAGTAATTATTACTTGACAATTGAATTTGCTTAACAATTATCCATTTTCTTAATCGGAAGATTGGAGTTTATCATTTGCTCAACCGGCGGCCCTCTGACAGCAACCGGATCCGGAAAATAAAAAAAATATAAATATGAACCATTACCTAAAATTTGCTTCAGGAGTACGTATGAGAGACAACAAGATACTTTACAACCTGTATCAAGTGTATAAATACCTGGTATTTTTCCCTCTCCTGGGTATGTTCATCACGCTGGACTTCATCGTGATATTCATCTTTCTGTTCACCGCCAGCGAGCGCTCCATTCAAATAGCGGGCATCGTCTGGGCCCGCTTCAACAGCTTCATAACGCCGATGTTCGTAAAGGTCTTCGGCGCGGAAAACATCGACCCCGCCCAATCCTATGTCATCGTCGCCAACCACCAGAGCCAGTATGACATCTTCGTCATATACGGCTGGCTCCCCATCGACTTCCGCTGGGTCATGAAGATGGAGCTCCGGAAGGTCCCCATCCTCGGCTATTACTGCTACAAGGCGGGACACATCTACATCGACCGCTCCAACAGCAAGGGCGCCATCGATTCCATAAACGCCGCGAAGTCGAAGATGAAGAACGGGACATCGGTCGTCTTCTTTCCGGAAGGGACCAGGAGCGCCACGGGAGAGCTCCTCGAATTCAAGAAAGGGGCCTTCAAGTTCGCCATCGACCTGGGCCTGCCGGTCCTGCCGGTCACCATCATAGGGACAAAGGAGATCCTTCCCACCAACACCATCGGCCTCTTCCCCGGCAACGCGAAGATGATCATTCACAAGCCCATCGATATCGCCGGGTACACGGAACAAAACATAGAAGACCTCATGGCCAGGGCGAAACAGAGCATCCGGCAGGGGCTGGAAAACAATGACGGCCGGAAACCCGATGCGTGAGGGCCTTGACAGAGCCATCTCCCGGGCGCGCGCCCTCCTCTCGGTGTGCCCCTGCGAATTCGCGGAGATACGCCTCAGCGCCAGCACGGGAACATCCATATCATTATCGGGGGAACAGGTGGAGACCTTTTCCTCCGGCGACACCGTCGGCGGCTCCGTCCGGGTCCTCAACAACGGGGCCTGGGGCTTCATCTCCTTCAACGACCTCTCCGATATCGAGCGGCATTTCAGGCAGGGCATCGCCATCTCGTCGTCCCTGGGCCTGACCGAAAAGACGCGGATACGCCGTGCAAACGCGGTGCGAAAGCATTTCGCCACGACCATGGGAAAGAACTTCACACGGATCCCCCTGGACGAGAAATTCCGCCTCATCAGCGGCTATAACGGGATACTGCGATCATCCTCGAAAATCCAGACGACCCGCGCGGTATACCGCGATGTCATCAGCGAATACGCCTACCTGAACTCCGAGGGATCGGAAATAACCTATGACCGCGCCTACTGCGGCGTCCAGCTCTCCTCGGTGGCGCGGGACGGCTCCGTCATCCAGCCCTACGGGGAATCCGTGTCCGGCTACGGCGGCTACGAGATCGCGGAGGGGCGTGACGACCTTGCCGATGCCGTGGTAAAAATCGCCGTTGACCTCCTCTCCGCAGAGCCGGTCCCCGGGGGCACCTACCGCGTCGTCGCCGACCAGAAGCTCGCCGGCGTGTTCATCCACGAGGCCTTCGGCCACCTCTCCGAGGCCGACTTCGTCCACGAGAACGAGAGGCTCCGGGAGGTGATGGTCTTCGGGAAAGAGTTCGGCCCCCCGGAGCTCTCCGTGGTCGACTGCGGGGACATGCCGGAGCTTTCAGGCTACATTCCCTTTGACGACGAAGGGGTCCTTCCGTGCGAAACCAGGC
This genomic window contains:
- a CDS encoding 1-acyl-sn-glycerol-3-phosphate acyltransferase, which codes for MLYNLYQVYKYLVFFPLLGMFITLDFIVIFIFLFTASERSIQIAGIVWARFNSFITPMFVKVFGAENIDPAQSYVIVANHQSQYDIFVIYGWLPIDFRWVMKMELRKVPILGYYCYKAGHIYIDRSNSKGAIDSINAAKSKMKNGTSVVFFPEGTRSATGELLEFKKGAFKFAIDLGLPVLPVTIIGTKEILPTNTIGLFPGNAKMIIHKPIDIAGYTEQNIEDLMARAKQSIRQGLENNDGRKPDA
- a CDS encoding TldD/PmbA family protein, with amino-acid sequence MTAGNPMREGLDRAISRARALLSVCPCEFAEIRLSASTGTSISLSGEQVETFSSGDTVGGSVRVLNNGAWGFISFNDLSDIERHFRQGIAISSSLGLTEKTRIRRANAVRKHFATTMGKNFTRIPLDEKFRLISGYNGILRSSSKIQTTRAVYRDVISEYAYLNSEGSEITYDRAYCGVQLSSVARDGSVIQPYGESVSGYGGYEIAEGRDDLADAVVKIAVDLLSAEPVPGGTYRVVADQKLAGVFIHEAFGHLSEADFVHENERLREVMVFGKEFGPPELSVVDCGDMPELSGYIPFDDEGVLPCETRLITNGLLSGRLHSRETAEKMGEETTGNARAIGVMNQPIVRMTNTYIENGDHSRETILDAAGDGVYAAGMIGGETNLEMFTFTSAYGYEIRNGKPGKMYKDIVLTGNVFTTLRNIDMIGNDRRMFGGLGGCGKGGQGPLPVSFGGPHLLIKDVLIGGAQ